From the Camarhynchus parvulus chromosome 13, STF_HiC, whole genome shotgun sequence genome, one window contains:
- the SMAD5 gene encoding mothers against decapentaplegic homolog 5: MTSMASLFSFTSPAVKRLLGWKQGDEEEKWAEKAVDALVKKLKKKKGAMEELEKALSSPGQPSKCVTIPRSLDGRLQVSHRKGLPHVIYCRVWRWPDLQSHHELKPLDICEFPFGSKQKEVCINPYHYKRVESPVLPPVLVPRHSEFNPQHSLLVQFRNLSHNEPHMPHNATFPDSFQQPNSTPFSISPNSPYPPSPASSTYPSSPASSGPSSPFQLPADTPPPAYMPPDEQMGQDNSQSMDTSNTMIPQIMPNISTRDVQPVAYEEPKHWCSIVYYELNNRVGEAFHASSTSVLVDGFTDPSNNKNRFCLGLLSNVNRNSTIENTRRHIGKGVHLYYVGGEVYAECLSDSSIFVQSRNCNYHHGFHPTTVCKIPSGCSLKIFNNQEFAQLLAQSVNHGFEAVYELTKMCTIRMSFVKGWGAEYHRQDVTSTPCWIEIHLHGPLQWLDKVLTQMGSPLNPISSVS; encoded by the exons ATGACGTCAATGGCCAGTTTGTTCTCCTTTACTAGCCCAGCTGTAAAGCGTCTGTTGGGCTGGAAACAAGgagatgaagaggaaaaatgggCAGAAAAAGCTGTTGATGCTTTGgtaaaaaagctgaaaaagaaaaagggtgCTATGGAAGAACTAGAGAAAGCCttgagcagcccagggcagcccagcaaGTGCGTTACTATCCCCCGCTCCTTGGATGGACGGCTGCAGGTTTCTCACAGGAAGGGCCTTCCCCACGTCATCTACTGCCGTGTGTGGCGCTGGCCGGATCTGCAGAGCCATCACGAGCTGAAGCCCTTGGATATTTGTGAATTTCCTTTTGGATCCAAACAAAAGGAAGTCTGCATCAATCCATACCACTACAAGAGGGTGGAGAGCCCAG TTCTACCTCCAGTGTTAGTGCCTAGACATAGTGAATTCAACCCCCAGCACAGTCTGCTAGTTCAGTTCAGGAACCTGAGCCACAACGAGCCGCACATGCCTCACAACGCGACATTTCCAGACTCCTTCCAGCAACCCAACAGCACTCCATTCTCCATCTCACCAAACAGCCCCTACCCCCCttctccagccagcagcacttaCCCGAgctccccagccagctctgggccATCCAGTCCCTTTCAGCTGCCAG CTGATACTCCACCTCCTGCATATATGCCCCCTGATGAACAAATGGGGCAGGATAATTCACAGTCTATGGACACAAGCAATACAATGATCCCTCAGATCATGCCAAATATATCTACCAGAG aTGTTCAGCCCGTTGCCTATGAAGAGCCTAAACACTGGTGTTCCATTGTGTATTATGAGTTAAACAACCGTGTTGGGGAGGCTTTCCATGCATCTTCCACAAGTGTCTTAGTAGATGGCTTTACAGATCCCTCCAATAACAAGAACAGGTTCTGCTTAGGTCTGCTCTCCAACGTTAATCGCAACTCAACGATTGAGAACACTCGGCGGCACATTGGCAAAG GAGTTCATCTCTACTACGTTGGTGGAGAAGTCTATGCTGAGTGTTTAAGTGATAGCAGCATATTTGTACAGAGCAGGAACTGCAACTACCACCATGGCTTTCATCCAACAACTGTATGCAAGATTCCCAGTGGATGCAGCCTGAAGATTTTTAACAATCAGGAGTTTGCTCAGCTTTTAGCTCAGTCTGTCAATCATGGATTTGAAGCAGTATATGAGCTCACCAAAATGTGCACCATTCGAATGAGTTTTGTAAAG ggctggggagctgaaTATCACCGGCAGGATGTCACGAGCACCCCGTGCTGGATAGAAATTCATCTTCATGGGCCCCTCCAGTGGCTGGATAAAGTACTTACACAAATGGGTTCTCCTCTTAATCCCATCTCATCTGTTTCATAG
- the SMIM32 gene encoding small integral membrane protein 32: protein FVGKCCKYEARRFKRKSLSHASELICFRQHAAGLHPFTSRNIISFLCQRLTAFALLFYFCCGRNLSKNMYSELLNSTSATEAHLMIQTNTPYLSSTPRPVSSSALYMSTARVLKEGEINKPDLVTYIILFFFLFLTVTFIVFFINCQLKNSFFATLPYDRSLREARNPWRTQAV from the coding sequence TTTGTGGGTAAATGCTGTAAATATGAGGCaagaagatttaaaagaaaGTCGCTGAGCCATGCAAGtgaattaatttgtttcagACAACATGCGGCTGGGTTGCATCCTTTTACAAGCAGGAACATTATTTCTTTCCTATGCCAAAGACTGACTGCGTTTGCCCTCCTGTTTTACTTCTGCTGTGGAAGAAATTTAAGCAAGAACATGTATAGTGAATTGCTCAATTCCACCAGTGCCACTGAAGCTCACCTAATGATTCAGACCAACACACCCTACCTGAGCAGCACCCCGAGACCCGTGAGCTCCTCTGCTCTTTACATGTCGACAGCCAGGGTGTTaaaagaaggggaaataaatAAGCCAGACTTGGTGACTTAcataattctatttttctttctgttcttgaCTGTGACATTCATTGTGTTCTTCATAAACTGCCagctgaaaaattctttttttgctaCTCTTCCTTACGACAGATCGCTCAGGGAGGCGAGGAACCCGTGGAGGACACAAGCTGTCTGA